The Anoplopoma fimbria isolate UVic2021 breed Golden Eagle Sablefish chromosome 5, Afim_UVic_2022, whole genome shotgun sequence genome contains a region encoding:
- the LOC129091807 gene encoding uncharacterized protein LOC129091807 gives MDESALERYFDKFIDYDSSKMETEELSGDLSSLPDELLTLFKDDTESRTESCDSSTSLDYSSQNPTAAAELPDVLSPAVRPVTPVTPETHQPVFHPQIKNVISTVKLGCYLDLLFIARRTWNVEYKPEVPVVFQVFKALIMRIRRPPTTALFYRSGFIVCSGAKSEEQSRLSARKYCRIVQNLGFPVRFLDFKIRNIVANCKTFPVRLEQLAYHQPCSYEPELFPGLFYNSFPGISITIFSSGKMFLSGAKKEDEVYEMLHTVCRILKGFRRL, from the exons ATGGACGAGTCAGCGCTGGAGCGGTACTTTGATAAATTCATTGATTAT GACTCCTCAAAGATGGAGACGGAGGAGTTGAGCGGAGATCTTAGCTCACTGCCTGATGAGCTCCTGACACTCTTTAAGGACGACACTG AGAGCAGAACAGAGTCCTGTGACAGCAGCACCAGTCTGGACTACAGCTCCCAGAATCCCACAGCAGCGGCTGAGCTCCCAGATGTCTTGTCCCCGGCGGTTCGTCCCGTGACCCCGGTGACCCCTGAGACACATCAACCAGTATTCCACCCCCAGATAAA gaaCGTCATCTCCACGGTGAAGCTGGGCTGCTATCTGGACCTGCTCTTTATAGCTCGCAGAACCTGGAACGTAGAGTACAAACCAGAGGT acctGTTGTGTTCCAGGTTTTCAAGGCGCTCATCATGAGGATCCGTCGGCCGCCAACCACAGCGCTGTTCTACAGATCTGGGTTCATCGTGTGTTCAGGAGCCAAGAG tGAGGAGCAGTCGCGGCTGTCGGCCAGGAAGTACTGCCGCATCGTTCAAAATCTGGGCTTCCCCGTCCGCTTCCTGGACTTCAAGATCCGGAACATCGTGGCCAACTGCAAGACCTTCCCGGTCAGACTGGAACAGCTGGCTTACCATCAGCCCTGCAG TTATGAACCGGAGCTGTTTCCTGGACTCTTctacaacagttttcctggtaTCTCCATCACCATCTTCTCATCTGGAAAAATGTTTCTGAGCG GAGCTAAAAAGGAGGATGAGGTCTACGAAATGCTTCACACCGTCTGTAGAATCCTGAAGGGCTTCAGGAGgctgtga
- the LOC129091501 gene encoding uncharacterized protein DDB_G0271670-like, which yields MSVDSDNSFVLLSSRDSRTSCVFQSEDEKDDIPGVGEESVLEMLSYSKFSNLETWLCMPSSLLLPRAPDSTRTSSSSSSSSHASNHSSHSQPSSSSSSPASNCRRSSCSDLGETDTPLRSSESDSTFLTPALEKEMPFLATSLLPILSSTPAEAGASTSSLAAGGGVSVRKRRRRLAASPGGLHWNSAGFLQRDFWSPDRSPVSGGNTTAGGGGARSLPLAEGGGRRGPANEAP from the exons ATGTCCGTGGACTCTGATAACtcctttgttttgctttcatcGCGAGACTCCAGGACTTCCTGCGTCTTCCAAAGCGAAGACGAGAAGGATGACATCCCAggagtgggagaggagag TGTTCTGGAGATGCTGAGCTACTCCAAGTTCTCTAACCTGGAGACATGGCTATGCATGCCGTCCTCGCTGCTACTGCCCAGGGCCCCGGACTCCACccgcacctcctcctcctcgtcctcctcctcacatgCATCCAACCACTCCTCACATTCCCagccgtcctcctcctcttcgtcacCGGCCTCCAACTGCCGTCGCTCCTCCTGCAGCGATCTAGGAGAGACGGACACACCACTCAG GTCGTCAGAGAGCGACTCCACCTTCCTCACCCCCGCTCTGGAGAAGGAGATGCCGTTTCTGGCCACGTCGCTCctccccatcctctcctccacccccgCCGAAGCAGgagcctccacctcctccctcgcCGCCGGCGGTGGTGTCAGCGTCAGgaagcggcggcggcggctcgCTGCCAGTCCTGGAGGACTCCACTGGAACTCTGCAG GTTTTTTGCAACGGGACTTCTGGTCACCTGATCGTTCTCCGGTGTCGGGGGGGAACACGACAGCCGGAGGAGGCGGAGCGAGGAGCCTCCCCCTCGCCGAAGGGGGCGGGCGTCGTGGGCCGGCGAACGAGGCGCCCTGA